One window of the Anopheles cruzii chromosome 2, idAnoCruzAS_RS32_06, whole genome shotgun sequence genome contains the following:
- the LOC128268286 gene encoding S-methyl-5'-thioadenosine phosphorylase isoform X3, whose translation MVCKVKIGIIGGSGLDDSEIIESRTERVVNTHFGIPSDVLIEGKIAGVDCVLLARHGRNHSIMPSNVNYRANIWALKTLGCTHVLVSTATGSLKEEIHPGDIVIPDNFIDRTTKRAQTFYDGNELLVGVCHIPMEPAFCSRTRDVLIETAQGLGIAGVHAKGTVVTIEGPRFSSKAESNLFRQWGADLVNMTLVPEVVLAKEAGLCYAAIAMATDYDCWREMGQDVNVADVLTTFKKNVTKVTELIVNAIPKIAALDWSETVEELGKTVNTSIMLPHSN comes from the exons ATGGTCTGTAAAGTGAAG ATTGGTATCATCGGCGGTTCGGGATTGGACGACAGCGAAATAATAGAAAGCCGTACCGAGCGCGTGGTCAATACACACTTTGGCATCCCATCCGATGTGCTAATCGAAGGTAAAATCGCTGGTGTGGATTGTGTGTTGTTAGCACGCCATGGAAGAAACCACTCGATTATGCCCTCGAACGTTAACTATCGGGCAAACATCTGGGCATTAAAGACCCTGGGTTGTACGCACGTTCTTGTTTCTACTGCAACCGGTTCTTTGAAGGAAGAAATTCACCCAGGGGACATCGTCATTCCGGACAACTTTATCGATCGCACCACGAAGCGCGCGCAAACGTTTTACGATGGTAATGAGCTCTTGGTTGGCGTTTGCCATATTCCGATGGAGCCAGCTTTCTGTAGTCGTACTCGCGACGTTCTTATCGAGACAGCACAAGGTCTGGGCATTGCGGGAGTACATGCCAAGGGTACGGTCGTCACGATTGAAGGTCCGCGATTCTCGAGCAAAGCCGAAAGCAACCTCTTCCGCCAGTGGGGTGCTGATCTCGTCAATATGACACTGGTGCCGGAAGTAGTGTTGGCGAAAGAGGCCGGTCTTTGCTATGCAGCCATTGCTATGGCGACCGATTATGACTGCTGGAGGGAGATGGGACAAGACGTCAACGTGGCCGATGTGTTGACGACGTTCAAGAAAAATGTAACCAAGGTAACCGAGTTGATTGTCAATGCGATTCCGAAGATAGCTGCTCTAGATTGGTCGGAAACGGTCGAGGAACTTGGGAAAACAGTCAACACAAGCATTATGCTGCCACATTCCAACTAA
- the LOC128268288 gene encoding elongation factor Tu: MLAIRNLFSSQGLLRFSLAEAAFHGRVVASRDWTKEGCYSPYKTFCSTPTTGTKNEDEEHCNVGTIGHVDHGKTTLTAAITKILSKDGHTNYVPYDQIDRAPEEKARGITINAAHIGYKTARRHYAHTDCPGHADYVKNMISGASQMDGAILVVAGTDGQMPQTREHLLLARQVGVSKIVVFINKADQVDNEVLDLVEIEIRELLSDFGFDGVESPIIVGSALLALRGDQSDLGEPSIRRLMDAIDEYIPTPTRDLTSPFLLPIDNAFTVPGRGTVVVGTLARGTMKKNNEAELLGFDEEIRTTIGGMQVFKKDVAEAKAGDNIGALLRGVKLQSVQRGMLLCAAGSERVSNHFEASMYLLARNEGGRSRPLTSKYIQQLFSKTWNVPCRVDLVAQDMLIPGDHGAIKLTLLRKMVMSCGQSFTVRENGKTVATGLVTKVLNSVNLPQKKLIKLELEN, encoded by the coding sequence atgctaGCCATAAGAAACCTGTTCTCCAGCCAAGGCCTACTGCGGTTCTCGTTGGCCGAAGCAGCATTTCACGGGAGAGTTGTTGCATCACGAGATTGGACTAAAGAAGGATGTTACAGCCCCTACAAAACGTTTTGCTCGACACCAACCACGGGGACGAAGAATGAAGATGAAGAGCATTGCAATGTCGGAACTATCGGACACGTCGATCACGGCAAAACGACTCTCACAGCGGCTATTACTAAAATACTTTCGAAAGATGGTCACACAAACTACGTTCCCTACGATCAAATTGATCGTGCACCGGAAGAAAAAGCTAGAGGAATAACGATCAATGCAGCCCATATAGGATACAAAACGGCGAGGCGTCACTACGCTCACACGGATTGTCCCGGTCATGCGGATTACGTAAAAAACATGATATCCGGTGCCTCGCAAATGGACGGCGCCAtactggtggtggccggcaccGATGGCCAGATGCCACAAACACGCGAACATTTGCTGCTGGCTCGTCAGGTGGGGGTCAGTAAGATCGTCGTTTTCATCAACAAGGCTGATCAAGTGGACAACGAAGTGTTGGATTTGGTGGAAATTGAGATACGTGAACTTCTCTCTGACTTTGGGTTCGACGGTGTCGAAAGTCCCATCATCGTTGGCTCCGCGCTGCTTGCTCTGCGAGGCGATCAGTCGGATCTTGGGGAACCGTCGATTCGCCGGTTGATGGACGCGATCGATGAATACATTCCGACACCAACGAGAGATCTCACTTCACCGTTTCTGCTTCCAATAGATAATGCGTTCACCGTACCTGGCCGTGGAACAGTCGTGGTAGGAACGTTGGCCAGAGGTACGATGAAAAAGAACAATGAGGCGGAGTTGCTTGGATTCGATGAAGAGATCCGTACCACTATCGGTGGCATGCAGGTTTTCAAGAAAGATGTTGCTGAGGCGAAGGCCGGCGATAATATCGGTGCACTGTTACGGGGCGTAAAACTGCAAAGTGTACAGCGCGGAATGCTATTGTGTGCGGCCGGAAGCGAACGCGTTTCGAACCACTTTGAAGCATCAATGTATCTGCTTGCACGGAACGAGGGTGGCCGCTCGAGGCCGCTTACTTCGAAGTATATACAGCAACTATTTAGCAAAACGTGGAACGTGCCTTGTCGCGTTGATCTAGTCGCACAGGACATGCTGATTCCGGGTGACCACGGTGCAATCAAGCTAACATTGCTGCGGAAGATGGTGATGTCCTGTGGCCAATCTTTCACGGTCCGAGAGAACGGTAAAACGGTCGCCACTGGGTTAGTGACCAAAGTGCTCAATTCAGTAAATTTGCCGCagaaaaaattgattaaattagAACTGGAAAACTAA